In Limnobaculum parvum, one DNA window encodes the following:
- a CDS encoding amino acid ABC transporter ATP-binding protein has translation MISLKHVSKWYDRFQVLSDCTTEVNKGEVVVVCGPSGSGKSTLIKTVNGLEPIQQGTILVDGIAVNDPKTNLAQLRARVGMVFQHFELFPHLSIIENLTLAQIKVLNRSKDEAQKKGLALLDRVGLTSHANKFPSQLSGGQQQRVAIARALCMDPIAMLFDEPTSALDPEMINEVLDVMVELAYEGMTMMVVTHEMGFAKKVAHRILFMDEGKIIEDTKKDDFFNNPQSDRAKDFLAKILH, from the coding sequence ATGATTTCCTTAAAACATGTTTCTAAATGGTATGACCGTTTTCAGGTGTTGTCAGATTGCACAACCGAAGTGAACAAAGGTGAAGTGGTCGTAGTTTGTGGCCCTTCCGGTTCAGGTAAATCTACCCTGATTAAAACCGTTAACGGCCTTGAGCCAATTCAGCAAGGCACTATTTTGGTTGATGGTATTGCGGTTAACGATCCTAAAACCAATTTGGCACAGCTACGCGCTCGGGTTGGGATGGTGTTTCAACACTTTGAATTATTTCCACACCTGTCAATTATTGAGAACCTGACGTTGGCGCAAATAAAAGTACTCAATCGCAGTAAAGACGAAGCGCAAAAGAAAGGGTTAGCCCTGTTAGATCGCGTTGGATTGACCAGCCATGCTAACAAGTTTCCAAGCCAACTTTCTGGTGGGCAACAACAGCGTGTCGCCATTGCCCGAGCGTTGTGTATGGACCCAATTGCCATGCTGTTTGATGAACCGACTTCCGCTCTCGATCCTGAAATGATTAACGAAGTTCTGGATGTTATGGTTGAACTGGCTTACGAAGGGATGACCATGATGGTGGTTACCCACGAAATGGGTTTTGCCAAAAAAGTAGCGCACCGAATCTTGTTTATGGATGAGGGCAAAATTATCGAAGACACCAAAAAGGATGACTTCTTTAATAATCCTCAATCCGATCGCGCTAAAGATTTTCTGGCAAAAATTCTGCACTAA
- a CDS encoding glutamate/aspartate ABC transporter substrate-binding protein: MQLRKLALSLVLMGLTSTALHAEDLDGTLKKIKDTGVITVGHRESSVPFSYYDNQQNVVGYSQDYSNLIVDAVKKKLNLPNLQVKLIPITSQNRIPLLQNGTFDFECGSTTNNLERQKQVDFSNTLFVVGTRLLVKKDSGIKEFADLKDKNVAVTSGTTSETILNKLNDSDKLNLKIISAKDHGDAFRTMESGRAVAFMMDDALLAGERAKSKKPDQWEIVAKPQSYEAYGCMLRKDDAQFKKLMDETIAQAQTSGAAEKSYDKWFKQPIPPKNLNMNFELSEDMKKLFKAPNDKALN, translated from the coding sequence ATGCAATTACGCAAGTTGGCACTATCGCTCGTTTTAATGGGTCTGACAAGTACGGCGCTCCACGCAGAGGATTTGGACGGTACTCTGAAGAAAATCAAAGACACGGGAGTCATCACCGTTGGTCACCGGGAATCTTCTGTTCCTTTTTCTTATTATGATAATCAGCAGAATGTTGTCGGTTATTCACAAGACTACTCCAACCTAATTGTTGACGCAGTTAAAAAGAAACTGAACTTACCAAACCTTCAGGTCAAATTAATTCCAATTACCTCTCAAAACCGTATTCCATTGTTACAGAATGGTACTTTTGATTTTGAATGTGGCTCAACCACCAACAACTTGGAGCGTCAGAAGCAAGTTGACTTCTCTAACACCCTGTTTGTGGTCGGTACCCGTCTGCTGGTCAAAAAAGATTCTGGTATCAAAGAGTTTGCCGATCTGAAAGATAAAAATGTCGCGGTAACTTCAGGTACCACTTCAGAAACAATCCTGAACAAACTGAATGACTCCGACAAATTAAACCTGAAAATCATCAGTGCTAAAGATCATGGTGATGCATTCCGTACCATGGAAAGTGGTCGTGCCGTTGCCTTTATGATGGACGATGCATTGCTGGCGGGTGAAAGAGCAAAATCGAAGAAACCAGATCAGTGGGAAATTGTTGCCAAGCCACAATCTTATGAAGCCTACGGCTGTATGCTGCGTAAAGACGACGCTCAGTTTAAAAAGCTGATGGATGAAACTATTGCTCAAGCGCAAACCTCTGGCGCGGCAGAAAAATCTTACGACAAGTGGTTTAAACAACCTATTCCACCGAAGAATCTGAACATGAACTTCGAACTGTCAGAAGATATGAAAAAGCTGTTTAAAGCACCGAACGATAAAGCCCTGAACTAA
- a CDS encoding mandelate racemase/muconate lactonizing enzyme family protein, whose translation MKITSVEIFDCEVNRRDPRMARFNPVMVRINTDAGISGIGEVGLAYGAGAKAGVGILRDLAPRIVGKDPMKSEAIWENLFRATFWGMGGGNVFYAGMSAIDIALWDIKGKVLNAPIYQLLGGKTNERLRAYASQLQFGWSDTFQMLTTPQQYADAARKAVAEGYTAIKVDPLQVDRNGGPPLDWEINQNYFGLLLTDQLRMGEERIAAMREAIGPDVDIIVEIHSLLGTNSAIQFARAIEKYNIFFYEEPVHPLNSDNMALVARSINIPVATGERSYTRWGYRELFEKQSVAVVQPDLCLCGGITEGKKICDYANIYDATVQIHVCGGPVSMAASLHMEAAIPNFIIHEHHTHGLKACIRELCTNDYQPVNGYYSIPDLPGLGQELNEDIVKDYLAYTITA comes from the coding sequence ATGAAAATTACCAGCGTTGAAATTTTTGATTGTGAGGTTAATCGCCGGGATCCGAGAATGGCTCGTTTTAATCCGGTGATGGTACGTATCAACACCGATGCCGGTATCAGCGGTATTGGCGAAGTGGGTTTGGCTTATGGTGCAGGGGCAAAAGCCGGCGTCGGTATTCTGCGTGATTTAGCGCCGAGAATCGTTGGAAAAGACCCCATGAAATCAGAGGCTATTTGGGAAAATCTGTTTCGAGCAACGTTCTGGGGTATGGGGGGCGGTAATGTCTTCTATGCCGGTATGAGTGCCATTGATATTGCGTTATGGGATATCAAAGGCAAAGTGCTGAATGCGCCAATCTATCAGCTGCTGGGAGGTAAGACCAACGAGAGATTACGTGCTTATGCCAGTCAGTTACAGTTCGGCTGGAGCGATACCTTTCAGATGCTAACCACACCGCAACAGTATGCCGATGCGGCACGGAAAGCGGTTGCGGAGGGGTATACCGCCATAAAAGTCGATCCACTACAGGTCGATCGCAATGGAGGGCCACCGTTAGATTGGGAGATTAACCAGAACTATTTCGGTCTGTTACTTACCGATCAATTACGTATGGGAGAGGAGCGTATTGCCGCCATGCGTGAGGCGATTGGGCCTGATGTGGATATCATCGTTGAAATTCATTCTCTATTAGGAACCAACTCCGCCATTCAGTTTGCCAGAGCCATTGAGAAATATAATATCTTCTTCTATGAAGAGCCGGTTCATCCGCTCAACAGCGATAACATGGCGCTGGTTGCTCGTAGTATCAATATTCCTGTCGCTACGGGGGAACGCTCATATACCCGTTGGGGATACCGTGAATTATTTGAGAAGCAGAGTGTGGCTGTAGTACAGCCTGATTTGTGTTTATGCGGAGGCATTACCGAAGGTAAGAAGATTTGTGATTATGCCAATATTTATGATGCGACGGTTCAAATTCACGTTTGTGGTGGGCCGGTATCAATGGCTGCATCACTGCACATGGAAGCCGCTATTCCTAACTTCATTATTCATGAGCACCATACTCACGGTTTGAAAGCCTGTATCCGTGAACTTTGCACCAACGATTATCAACCGGTTAACGGTTATTATTCCATCCCCGATCTGCCAGGATTGGGGCAGGAGCTTAATGAGGACATCGTGAAAGATTATCTGGCCTATACGATTACGGCTTAG
- the lptE gene encoding LPS assembly lipoprotein LptE, whose translation MRHPIITIIVAMAVLVTAGCGFKLRGTTSVPSELKTLILDTPDPYGPMTRAVRSQLRQSGVTIVDSSTTDEKTLKSTPALRLSGESSFRDTVSIFQNGTTAEYQMVMQSSAQVMLPGKGIYTINAKVFRSFFDNPLTALAKDAEEDMLYKEMREQLAQQLVRKLITVQTTEQTEDESANQPTTPTPGAVTVQ comes from the coding sequence GTGCGACATCCTATTATAACAATCATCGTTGCTATGGCCGTGTTGGTCACTGCCGGGTGCGGGTTTAAATTACGGGGTACAACCAGTGTGCCTAGTGAGTTAAAAACTTTGATTCTTGATACCCCTGACCCTTATGGCCCAATGACCCGAGCGGTCCGCAGCCAGTTACGTCAAAGTGGTGTGACTATCGTTGATAGTTCGACGACTGATGAAAAAACGCTAAAATCAACGCCAGCACTTCGTCTTAGTGGTGAGAGTTCATTCAGAGATACCGTTTCAATATTCCAGAATGGTACTACGGCTGAATACCAAATGGTGATGCAAAGTAGCGCTCAGGTGATGCTGCCAGGAAAAGGTATCTATACCATTAATGCGAAAGTATTCCGTTCATTTTTTGATAACCCATTAACTGCTCTGGCAAAAGATGCCGAAGAAGATATGCTTTATAAAGAAATGAGAGAACAACTGGCACAACAGCTGGTACGTAAACTGATCACCGTTCAGACGACCGAGCAAACAGAAGATGAATCAGCCAACCAGCCGACCACACCAACTCCCGGTGCCGTTACGGTTCAATGA
- a CDS encoding MFS transporter translates to MERPTDVQIGRETLKTIGRHIIPFAFILYFFNYMDRVNIGFAALQMNVDLGISSVQFGQLASVFFISYLVCQIPSNIMIQKLGARRWIGFILIAWGGVTTLLFFAQSFEHLLAARLLLGVFEAGFFPGMIYYLACWFPAKERARVTALFMMAIAVSSVVAAPMSGWIIQHANFFDHAGWRWLFAIEGIPTVLLGVLTFYVLYDRPQDAHWLTDKQKSWLIAELKTETQGQPVGHSMTFLQIIRNPILWRLSFVYMFVQAASQASNYWLPGQVKGFAPGLTDTHVGLIMAVPFLCAMFAMPLWGAHSDKQGERKFHAAIPMLLAGAAFLVIATADSMSIRMFGMVLFGVGILSYYGPFWAIPSMLLSPAGLAISIAVINSCSSLGGFFANLGLGYVAKSYGSYGVFVVEAILCVISSVLLITMRIPQVKAKVAKAVTA, encoded by the coding sequence ATGGAGAGACCAACGGATGTTCAGATCGGCAGGGAGACATTAAAAACTATAGGCAGACACATCATTCCTTTTGCTTTTATTCTCTACTTTTTCAACTATATGGACCGCGTTAATATCGGTTTTGCTGCTTTACAAATGAATGTCGATCTGGGGATTTCCAGCGTTCAGTTTGGACAACTTGCATCGGTATTCTTTATCTCTTATCTGGTTTGCCAGATACCCAGCAACATAATGATTCAGAAGTTAGGGGCCAGAAGATGGATTGGCTTCATTCTGATTGCATGGGGCGGGGTGACAACACTGTTATTTTTTGCCCAAAGTTTTGAGCACCTGCTGGCGGCACGTTTGCTGTTGGGAGTGTTTGAAGCCGGTTTCTTTCCCGGGATGATTTACTACCTCGCCTGCTGGTTTCCTGCCAAAGAGCGCGCGCGTGTAACGGCGTTGTTTATGATGGCAATAGCCGTTTCTTCCGTGGTGGCAGCGCCCATGTCTGGATGGATTATTCAACACGCTAATTTCTTTGATCATGCGGGTTGGCGCTGGTTATTTGCCATTGAAGGAATACCTACCGTTTTGCTTGGTGTCCTGACATTTTATGTTTTGTATGATCGTCCTCAGGATGCGCATTGGCTAACAGACAAACAAAAATCATGGTTGATTGCGGAATTGAAAACGGAGACTCAGGGGCAGCCCGTGGGTCATTCAATGACGTTTTTACAGATTATCCGTAACCCGATTTTGTGGCGTCTGTCATTTGTTTATATGTTTGTTCAGGCGGCTTCTCAAGCCAGTAATTACTGGTTGCCGGGGCAGGTAAAGGGATTTGCCCCTGGCCTAACGGATACTCATGTGGGCTTGATCATGGCAGTACCTTTCTTGTGCGCCATGTTTGCGATGCCTCTATGGGGCGCTCACTCCGATAAGCAGGGTGAAAGAAAATTTCATGCTGCAATACCTATGCTACTGGCCGGCGCTGCATTTTTGGTGATAGCGACCGCGGATTCTATGTCGATTAGGATGTTCGGCATGGTGCTATTTGGTGTCGGTATTCTCAGTTATTACGGTCCTTTCTGGGCCATTCCTTCCATGTTGCTGTCGCCCGCTGGATTAGCCATCAGCATTGCGGTCATTAATTCGTGCTCAAGCCTAGGGGGATTCTTCGCCAATTTAGGGTTGGGGTACGTGGCTAAATCCTATGGTTCTTATGGTGTGTTTGTGGTGGAAGCGATCCTGTGTGTTATCTCCAGCGTATTGCTAATCACCATGCGAATTCCTCAGGTGAAGGCAAAAGTGGCTAAAGCTGTAACGGCATAA
- the holA gene encoding DNA polymerase III subunit delta — MIRLYPEQLSAQLHEELRSCYQLYGNEPLLLEESQDAIRRTALAQGFSENFSYDLGPQTDWTSIFTECQSLSLFSSRKSLTLQFPDNGPNAAIGEQLQQLATLLNPDILLILRGPKLTKAQENSAWFKTLGEHSVYVSCLTPEQAHLPRWVAQRAKTFKLTIDEAAIQLLCYCYEGNLLALSQALERLSLLYPDGKLTLPRVEQAVNDAAHFTPYHWLDAILAGKAKRAFHILHLLRLEETESLILIRTLQRELLQLLNLQRKMQQTPLRTLFDQQKIWQNRRPLLTQALQRLTAVQLNQAVALLTQLELIIKQDFGQSIWDGLESLMMLLCGKPLSEARLDV, encoded by the coding sequence ATGATTCGACTCTATCCTGAGCAACTCAGTGCGCAGCTTCATGAGGAGCTGCGCAGTTGCTATCAACTTTATGGCAATGAACCTCTATTGCTGGAAGAAAGTCAGGATGCTATTCGCCGAACTGCTTTAGCTCAGGGCTTTAGCGAAAATTTTAGCTACGATCTTGGTCCTCAAACTGATTGGACGTCTATTTTTACTGAATGTCAGTCCCTCAGTCTTTTCTCCAGCCGAAAATCATTAACCCTTCAGTTTCCTGATAATGGCCCTAACGCGGCTATTGGTGAGCAACTACAGCAATTAGCAACGTTACTAAATCCTGATATTTTACTCATTTTACGCGGCCCTAAATTGACCAAAGCTCAGGAAAATAGTGCTTGGTTTAAAACGCTGGGGGAACATAGCGTTTATGTCAGTTGCTTAACGCCGGAACAAGCTCATCTACCGCGCTGGGTTGCTCAACGGGCCAAAACATTTAAATTGACGATTGATGAGGCGGCAATACAACTCTTATGTTATTGCTATGAAGGCAATCTGCTAGCGCTCTCTCAGGCACTTGAACGCCTTTCTCTGCTTTATCCTGATGGTAAGCTCACGTTACCACGGGTTGAACAGGCAGTTAACGATGCCGCTCACTTTACCCCCTACCATTGGCTTGATGCCATTCTGGCGGGAAAAGCAAAAAGAGCGTTTCATATTCTCCATCTATTACGTCTAGAAGAGACTGAGTCTCTGATTTTGATTCGTACACTGCAACGAGAATTACTGCAGCTTCTGAACTTACAAAGAAAAATGCAACAAACCCCGCTCAGAACCCTATTCGATCAACAAAAGATATGGCAAAATCGGCGCCCTTTGTTAACGCAAGCTTTACAACGGCTAACGGCGGTTCAACTGAATCAGGCCGTTGCCCTACTCACCCAGCTTGAGTTAATCATAAAACAGGACTTTGGTCAGTCTATCTGGGATGGTCTGGAAAGTCTTATGATGCTGCTATGCGGCAAACCCTTATCTGAGGCACGTTTAGATGTCTGA
- a CDS encoding GntR family transcriptional regulator codes for MHLDIPKTLTEIAADKIRQMIISGEFEFGQQVTESQLSELFGLSKTPVREALLRLCSEHLIEIRPRCGTFICRLTSEEIDNISELRIALETCAIHSALNKNREKLLTELQQNIQRCEPFLLKPDRDAYLALDIAFHRSLLKFANNPYLMDMHRNTTTKVLAMRNRLTFSQEYITRSIQEHKEIVEGLGNNDSEQACRILKQHIDSGFTVRAKRLLSDVAE; via the coding sequence ATGCATTTAGATATCCCCAAAACGTTAACTGAAATTGCGGCGGATAAAATACGCCAGATGATTATTTCCGGTGAGTTTGAATTTGGACAGCAGGTGACGGAAAGCCAACTTTCCGAACTGTTTGGGCTGAGTAAAACCCCTGTCCGTGAAGCATTACTACGCCTCTGTTCTGAACATTTAATTGAAATTCGACCGCGTTGTGGCACTTTCATTTGTCGCCTGACTTCGGAAGAAATTGATAATATTAGTGAATTAAGAATTGCCCTTGAAACGTGTGCGATTCACAGTGCTTTAAATAAAAATCGTGAAAAATTGCTTACTGAGCTTCAGCAGAATATTCAACGTTGTGAACCTTTTTTGTTAAAGCCCGATCGTGATGCTTATCTGGCTTTGGACATTGCTTTTCACCGCTCATTGCTCAAATTTGCCAATAATCCTTATTTAATGGATATGCATCGCAATACCACTACCAAGGTATTAGCTATGCGTAACCGACTCACTTTTTCTCAGGAATATATAACCCGATCGATTCAGGAGCATAAGGAGATTGTAGAGGGATTGGGAAACAATGATTCAGAGCAGGCATGCCGTATACTTAAACAGCATATCGACAGTGGTTTTACCGTACGCGCTAAACGCTTATTGAGTGATGTTGCAGAATAA
- the gltK gene encoding glutamate/aspartate ABC transporter permease GltK, whose amino-acid sequence MLEFDWSTIIPNMPYLLEGMWVTLRIAGSAIIFGIAWGTALAIFRLAPPPFRWISWIAAAYVNTFRSIPLFMVLLWFYLIVPQLLQTFLGLSPQTDIRFISAVIAFSLFEAAYYSEIIRAGLQSVARGQNSAALALGMTPWQSMRLIILPQAFKAMTPLLLTQGIILFQDTSLVYIIGVADFFRSANNIGKTSGTEIEMVLFAGFVYFIICLSASLLVTYLKKRTTV is encoded by the coding sequence ATGCTTGAATTTGACTGGAGTACCATTATTCCAAACATGCCTTATCTGCTGGAAGGCATGTGGGTCACCCTAAGAATTGCAGGCAGTGCGATTATATTTGGTATAGCTTGGGGAACTGCATTAGCGATTTTCCGCCTTGCTCCACCGCCATTTCGTTGGATTAGTTGGATTGCCGCAGCTTACGTTAATACTTTCCGCTCAATTCCTTTGTTCATGGTTCTGCTGTGGTTCTATCTGATTGTCCCTCAACTGCTGCAAACATTTTTAGGGTTATCACCACAAACAGATATTCGCTTTATCTCTGCCGTTATCGCCTTCTCACTGTTTGAAGCGGCTTACTATTCGGAAATTATTCGTGCTGGTTTACAGAGCGTTGCCAGAGGGCAAAACTCCGCCGCACTGGCATTAGGCATGACGCCGTGGCAATCCATGCGTTTGATTATTCTGCCTCAAGCATTTAAAGCCATGACGCCGCTCCTGCTGACTCAGGGCATCATCCTGTTTCAAGATACATCCTTGGTTTACATTATTGGGGTCGCGGATTTCTTTCGTAGCGCCAACAACATTGGTAAGACTTCCGGCACCGAAATTGAGATGGTTTTATTTGCTGGTTTCGTCTACTTTATTATCTGTTTATCCGCCTCTTTACTTGTAACTTATTTGAAAAAAAGGACGACAGTTTGA
- the leuS gene encoding leucine--tRNA ligase has protein sequence MQEQYRPEDIESHVQHHWQENKTFQVTEDPTKEKYYCLSMLPYPSGRLHMGHVRNYTIGDVISRYQRMQGKNVLQPIGWDAFGLPAEGAAVKNNTAPAPWTYENIAYMKNQLKLLGFGYDWSRELATCDPDYYRWEQWFFTKLYEKGLVYKKTSAVNWCPNDQTVLANEQVIDGCCWRCDTPIERKEIPQWFIKITAYADQLLDDLDTLESWPEQVKTMQRNWIGRSEGVEIKFAIDGSDDSLSVYTTRPDTFMGVTYVAIAAAHPLAARAAQNNPALHAFIDECRNTKVAEAEMATMEKKGVATGFNAIHPLTGEKVAVWIANFVLMDYGTGAVMAVPGHDERDWEFATKYSLPIKPVILAADGTAPDLSQQASTEKGVLFNSGEFDGLNFDAAFNAIADKLVSMNVGERKINYRLRDWGVSRQRYWGAPIPMMTLEDGTVVPTPEDQLPVILPEDVTMNGITSPIKADPEWAKATYNGQPALRETDTFDTFMESSWYYARYTCPQYDKGMLDPAAANYWLPVDQYVGGIEHAIMHLMYFRFFHKLLRDAGLVTSDEPAKRLLCQGMVLADAFYYTSSTGERIWISPNDVTVERDDKQRIVKALDKEGRELVYTGMAKMSKSKNNGIDPQEIVEKYGADTVRLFMMFASPAEMTLEWQESGVEGANRFLKRLWRLAYDHLAKGAVTALNVTALNDEQKALRRDLHKTIAKVNDDIGRRQIFNTAIAAVMELMNKLTRAPQESEQDRALMQEALMAVVRLLYPFTPHICFTLWQSLGGQADIDSSPWPVADEAAMVEDEKLVVVQVNGKVRSKITVAADITEEQVKAIAMSDHQIAKYLDGVTIRKVIYVPGKLLNLVVG, from the coding sequence ATGCAAGAGCAATACCGCCCGGAAGATATTGAATCTCACGTACAACACCATTGGCAAGAAAACAAAACCTTTCAGGTCACTGAAGACCCAACGAAAGAAAAATATTACTGCCTCTCCATGTTGCCTTATCCTTCAGGGCGATTACATATGGGCCACGTGCGTAACTACACTATCGGCGACGTAATTTCTCGTTACCAACGTATGCAGGGCAAAAACGTCCTACAACCCATTGGCTGGGATGCGTTTGGTCTTCCTGCTGAAGGTGCTGCGGTTAAAAATAACACCGCCCCAGCCCCTTGGACCTACGAAAATATTGCCTACATGAAAAATCAGTTAAAGCTGTTAGGTTTTGGCTATGACTGGAGTCGTGAATTAGCCACCTGCGATCCTGATTACTATCGCTGGGAACAATGGTTCTTCACCAAACTGTATGAAAAAGGTCTGGTCTACAAAAAAACCTCGGCCGTAAACTGGTGCCCAAATGACCAGACAGTTTTGGCTAACGAACAGGTTATTGATGGCTGCTGCTGGCGTTGTGATACGCCAATTGAGCGTAAAGAGATCCCTCAGTGGTTTATTAAAATCACTGCCTATGCTGACCAACTGTTAGACGATCTGGATACGCTTGAAAGCTGGCCTGAGCAGGTTAAAACCATGCAGCGCAACTGGATTGGTCGCTCGGAAGGGGTGGAAATCAAGTTTGCTATTGATGGTTCAGATGATAGCCTGTCTGTCTATACCACCCGCCCGGATACCTTCATGGGCGTGACCTATGTGGCTATCGCTGCTGCACATCCTCTGGCCGCTCGCGCAGCACAAAACAACCCTGCACTGCATGCATTTATTGATGAATGCCGGAATACCAAAGTGGCCGAAGCCGAAATGGCAACCATGGAGAAGAAAGGGGTTGCTACCGGTTTCAATGCTATTCATCCTTTAACCGGTGAAAAAGTTGCAGTCTGGATCGCTAACTTTGTGCTGATGGATTATGGCACGGGTGCCGTTATGGCCGTTCCTGGCCACGATGAGCGAGACTGGGAGTTTGCGACTAAGTATAGCCTGCCAATTAAACCGGTTATATTAGCCGCCGACGGTACCGCGCCCGATTTAAGCCAGCAGGCAAGCACAGAAAAAGGCGTACTGTTTAACTCTGGTGAGTTTGATGGTCTGAACTTTGATGCCGCTTTCAATGCTATTGCCGATAAGCTGGTATCCATGAACGTGGGTGAACGTAAAATCAATTACCGCTTACGTGACTGGGGCGTCTCCCGTCAACGTTATTGGGGTGCCCCTATTCCAATGATGACGCTGGAAGATGGTACCGTGGTGCCGACACCAGAAGATCAACTGCCGGTTATTCTACCGGAAGATGTCACCATGAATGGTATCACTAGCCCAATCAAAGCCGATCCTGAGTGGGCTAAAGCAACTTATAACGGTCAACCGGCACTGCGTGAAACCGACACCTTTGACACCTTTATGGAGTCATCTTGGTATTACGCTCGTTATACCTGCCCTCAATATGATAAAGGCATGCTAGACCCTGCGGCGGCTAACTATTGGTTACCGGTTGACCAGTATGTAGGTGGTATTGAACATGCCATCATGCACCTGATGTATTTCCGTTTCTTCCATAAACTGCTGCGTGATGCCGGTCTGGTCACTTCTGATGAACCAGCTAAACGTTTGTTGTGTCAGGGAATGGTATTAGCCGACGCCTTCTACTACACATCTAGTACGGGAGAGCGCATCTGGATTTCGCCAAATGATGTCACCGTAGAGCGTGATGATAAACAACGTATCGTTAAAGCTTTAGATAAAGAAGGTCGTGAGCTGGTTTACACTGGCATGGCTAAAATGTCGAAATCTAAGAATAACGGAATCGACCCGCAGGAAATCGTTGAAAAATACGGCGCGGACACCGTGCGTTTGTTCATGATGTTTGCTTCACCTGCAGAAATGACGCTGGAGTGGCAAGAGTCAGGCGTTGAAGGGGCTAACCGCTTCCTTAAACGTTTATGGCGTCTGGCTTATGACCATCTGGCAAAAGGGGCGGTTACAGCACTGAATGTTACGGCTCTAAACGATGAGCAAAAAGCGCTGCGTCGTGACCTGCATAAAACTATTGCGAAAGTAAATGATGATATTGGTCGCCGTCAGATTTTTAACACTGCAATTGCTGCCGTGATGGAGTTAATGAATAAATTAACCCGAGCGCCGCAAGAGAGTGAGCAAGATCGTGCACTGATGCAGGAAGCATTAATGGCCGTTGTTCGTCTACTTTACCCGTTCACCCCACACATCTGTTTCACCCTGTGGCAATCGCTTGGTGGTCAAGCTGATATTGATTCATCACCTTGGCCAGTTGCTGATGAAGCCGCTATGGTTGAAGACGAGAAGTTGGTGGTGGTTCAGGTTAATGGTAAAGTCCGGAGCAAGATCACTGTAGCCGCTGATATTACCGAAGAACAGGTTAAAGCTATTGCGATGTCCGACCATCAAATTGCTAAATATCTGGATGGCGTCACTATTCGTAAAGTGATTTATGTTCCAGGAAAACTTTTAAATCTGGTTGTAGGTTAA
- a CDS encoding amino acid ABC transporter permease, translating into MFGNWNWGIFLEQAPFGNATYLDWLWAGTQITIALSICSWILAFILGSLFGILRTVPNRVLSGIGTLYVALFRNVPLIVQFFIWYLLAPELLPASVGDWFKGELDPNIQFFIISVCCLGFFTGARVCEQVKTGILTLPRGQKGAALALGLTLPQAYRHVLLPNAYRIIIPPLTSEMLNMVKNSAVASTIGLIELSAQANKLLEFTGRSYESFFAVTVAYVLINIVVMRLMKLVEKKTRLPGTFGG; encoded by the coding sequence ATGTTTGGAAATTGGAACTGGGGAATATTTTTAGAACAAGCCCCCTTTGGGAATGCTACCTATCTAGACTGGCTCTGGGCCGGTACTCAGATAACGATAGCACTGTCCATATGCTCATGGATTTTGGCATTTATTCTGGGATCGCTGTTTGGTATTTTACGTACCGTTCCTAACCGTGTGCTTTCCGGAATAGGAACGCTGTATGTTGCACTATTTCGCAATGTGCCGCTAATTGTTCAATTTTTTATCTGGTATCTGTTGGCACCTGAGTTATTACCCGCATCGGTTGGTGATTGGTTTAAAGGCGAGTTGGATCCTAATATCCAGTTTTTTATTATCTCAGTCTGTTGCTTAGGTTTTTTTACCGGTGCCCGCGTATGTGAGCAGGTCAAAACAGGTATTCTAACGCTTCCTCGTGGACAAAAAGGTGCGGCCTTGGCATTAGGATTAACCCTGCCTCAGGCATATCGCCACGTACTGTTACCTAATGCTTACCGCATTATTATTCCACCGTTGACCTCTGAAATGCTTAACATGGTGAAAAACTCTGCCGTGGCATCGACTATTGGTCTGATTGAACTTTCTGCACAGGCGAATAAGTTGCTGGAATTTACTGGCCGCTCTTATGAGTCTTTCTTCGCTGTTACTGTTGCTTACGTTCTGATTAACATTGTGGTTATGAGACTGATGAAGCTGGTAGAGAAGAAAACCCGTCTGCCTGGCACCTTTGGAGGATAA